In Deltaproteobacteria bacterium, a single genomic region encodes these proteins:
- a CDS encoding WD40 repeat domain-containing protein, translated as MWLRYCAIGWVRARRRDGERKGQGDKMSEGTMAVNSELEALQHVLADPAHGYFFDRWRAVWRLTQLAHTSNGASPPLSNTDARAVIDGLVAGLEGVHWGVHRRCKRVLETLQHQPLIDAVCDLLIERGVLQLRDIAVSAHYEPQDPPRKAAYLFVLGRQQFYEAHDPDGTLLERFQLQAAAPARGHLLRLARERGEERWTATLLKTLKIRNGAELSTAELDAALEILPPRQEWDTLWALVQTSPLPWSWQATRQLVAAHWQPTEARAAACWADLVATVAQVDDPTTVEHFVSQERAVLRGHANWVRSVAFSPDGTTLASGSSDCTIRLWNVAQGQERTVLRGHTLWVRSVAFSPDGTTLASGSGDSTIRLWDVASGRVRNVLQGHTDPVAFVAFSPDGTTLASGGRDHTVRLWDIARGQERAVLQGHTDTVAAVAFSPDGTTLTSGSFDHTVRLWDVARRQERAVLRGHTNRVAFVAFSPDGTTLASGSFDHTVRLWDVARRQERAVLRGHADWVLSVVFKIDGTTLVSGSRDHTVRLWDVARRQEWAVLQGHTDAVESVAFSLDGTTLASGSADHTVRLWEVWDDATTHHWHRWTSIPLGQLTDDDYTLARRVSPSASAEQQAVARYVAAVLRYRLGDGATG; from the coding sequence ATGTGGCTGCGATACTGCGCTATCGGCTGGGTGAGGGCACGACGGAGGGACGGAGAGAGGAAGGGACAAGGAGACAAAATGAGCGAGGGCACGATGGCAGTGAATAGCGAACTGGAGGCGTTGCAACATGTGTTAGCGGACCCCGCCCACGGCTATTTCTTCGACCGCTGGCGGGCAGTGTGGCGACTGACCCAATTGGCGCACACTAGCAATGGCGCTAGTCCTCCGCTCAGCAATACTGACGCCCGTGCCGTCATCGACGGACTGGTGGCAGGTCTGGAGGGTGTTCACTGGGGCGTGCATCGGCGCTGTAAGCGGGTGCTGGAGACCTTGCAGCATCAGCCGCTCATCGACGCCGTCTGTGACCTCCTCATCGAACGGGGCGTGCTGCAACTGCGCGATATCGCTGTCTCAGCGCACTACGAACCCCAGGACCCGCCGCGCAAAGCTGCCTATCTCTTCGTGCTGGGACGGCAGCAGTTCTACGAAGCGCATGATCCTGATGGGACCCTGCTCGAACGGTTTCAGCTTCAGGCTGCGGCCCCAGCGCGGGGGCACCTGCTGCGGCTGGCACGGGAGCGGGGCGAGGAGCGCTGGACGGCGACTTTATTGAAAACCCTGAAGATACGCAACGGAGCCGAGCTGAGCACAGCCGAACTCGACGCAGCGCTGGAAATCTTGCCGCCCCGGCAGGAGTGGGACACGCTGTGGGCACTCGTGCAGACGAGCCCGTTGCCGTGGTCGTGGCAAGCCACGCGGCAGTTGGTGGCGGCGCACTGGCAGCCTACGGAAGCGCGGGCGGCGGCGTGTTGGGCGGATCTGGTCGCCACCGTCGCACAGGTCGATGACCCCACGACGGTAGAGCATTTCGTCAGTCAGGAGCGGGCAGTGCTCCGGGGGCATGCGAACTGGGTCCGATCCGTGGCCTTCAGTCCCGACGGGACCACCCTGGCCAGTGGGAGTAGCGATTGCACCATCCGGCTGTGGAACGTAGCCCAGGGGCAAGAACGGACGGTACTCCGGGGACACACGCTCTGGGTCCGGTCCGTGGCCTTTAGTCCTGACGGGACCACCCTGGCCAGTGGGAGCGGGGATAGCACTATTCGCTTGTGGGACGTAGCCAGTGGCCGGGTGCGGAACGTGCTCCAGGGGCATACGGACCCAGTCGCGTTCGTAGCCTTCAGTCCCGACGGGACCACCCTGGCTAGTGGGGGTAGGGATCATACTGTCAGACTGTGGGACATCGCTCGGGGGCAGGAGCGGGCGGTACTCCAGGGGCATACGGACACGGTCGCGGCTGTAGCCTTCAGTCCCGACGGGACCACCCTGACTAGTGGGAGCTTTGATCACACTGTGCGGCTGTGGGACGTGGCCCGAAGGCAGGAGCGGGCGGTGTTGCGAGGGCACACGAACCGAGTCGCGTTCGTGGCCTTTAGTCCCGACGGGACCACCCTGGCTAGTGGGAGTTTTGATCACACCGTGCGGCTGTGGGACGTAGCCCGAAGGCAGGAGCGGGCGGTGCTCCGGGGGCATGCGGATTGGGTCCTGTCCGTAGTCTTCAAGATCGACGGAACTACGCTGGTTAGTGGGAGCAGGGATCATACTGTCAGGCTATGGGACGTGGCTCGGAGGCAAGAGTGGGCGGTACTCCAGGGGCATACGGACGCAGTTGAGTCCGTGGCCTTCAGTCTCGATGGGACCACCCTGGCTAGTGGGAGTGCCGATCACACCGTACGGCTGTGGGAGGTGTGGGACGACGCGACGACACATCACTGGCACCGCTGGACCAGTATCCCGTTGGGGCAGTTGACTGACGACGATTACACGTTGGCGCGGCGGGTGTCGCCGTCGGCGTCTGCCGAACAGCAGGCCGTGGCCCGGTACGTGGCGGCGGTGCTGCGCTATCGGCTGGGGGACGGGGCGACGGGGTGA
- a CDS encoding SEC-C domain-containing protein has translation MFNRLLSVEQRAACHYIAAMLRYRLRDIGRNDMCICGSEKKYKKCHGQ, from the coding sequence ATGTTCAATCGGTTACTTTCTGTTGAACAACGAGCCGCGTGCCACTACATAGCAGCTATGCTGCGATACCGCTTGAGAGACATCGGCCGCAACGACATGTGTATATGCGGAAGCGAGAAGAAGTATAAGAAATGTCATGGACAGTGA